Proteins from a genomic interval of Equus quagga isolate Etosha38 chromosome 13, UCLA_HA_Equagga_1.0, whole genome shotgun sequence:
- the A1BG gene encoding alpha-1B-glycoprotein, translating into MSRDAPPESPHDADYRKSRCSLPRLQWFALCPHRLHPTPVRGKTTGGNKSAPLLPSPALSLQTLPGSGAVGTMSSLAALLLFAGLSLGPATEAAVVFDPQPALWAEADWQLEPWTNLMLTCQARLQTKDFQLFKDGVAQEPVQVGSPTIEHQFPLGAVTSDTRGLYRCRSGLDSGWTQLSNLVEVTGAESLPPPLLSTEPVSWITPGLNTMLRCQGGLRGVTFLLRREGDDQFLEVAEAPEDVVVTFPVHLAGNYSCSYRTHAAGDPSGPSAPVTIEELAAPPPPVLRVQEASAQVLRPGVSLRPKCAAPLGGVDFQLRRGEQELLVPMSSAYPDRVSFHLDALAPGDSGLYTCRYRLRDAQRAWSWSGDSAPVELLLSDETLPAPELSVEPATPDPAAGARVQLRCRAQRAGLRFALVREDAGGRRALQLLSPAGPEATFELNDVSVLDSANYSCVYADRAPPFAGSAPSKALELRVRGPPPRPQLRALWSGAVTPGRDATLRCEGQMPDVTFELLRVGDTEASAVAWAQHRHWADLVLSYVGPQHAGKYSCRYRAWRPSAFQSELSDPVELQVAGS; encoded by the exons ATGCAG CCTCCCGAGGCTACAGTGGTTCGCCCTTTGTCCCCACCGGCTGCACCCCACCCCCGTTCGGGGCAAGACAACAGGCGGGAATAAGTCGGCACCCCTGCTGCCCTCTCCGGCCTTGTCCCTGCAGACACTGCCCGGGTCTGGAGCAGTGGGCACCATGTCCTCGCTGGCCGCCCTCCTGCTGTTTGCGG GTCTGTCCCTGGGCCCAGCCACTGAGGCGGCGGTCG TATTTGAcccccagccagccctgtgggCAGAGGCCGACTGGCAGCTGGAGCCCTGGACCAACTTGATGCTGACCTGCCAGGCCCGCCTGCAGACCAAGGACTTCCAGCTCTTCAAGGATGGGGTGGCCCAGGAACCTGTGCAGGTTGGCTCACCCACCATTGAGCACCAGTTCCCACTAGGAGCAGTGACCAGTGACACCCGGGGCCTCTACCGCTGCCGCTCTGGCTTGGACAGCGGCTGGACCCAGCTGAGCAACCTGGTGGAGGTGACTGGAGCAG agtccctgcccccacccttgcTCTCGACTGAGCCTGTGTCCTGGATCACACCGGGCCTGAACACAATGCTGCGGTGCCAAGGGGGGCTTCGGGGTGTTACTTTCCTGCTGAGGCGGGAGGGCGACGACCAGTTTCTGGAGGTGGCTGAGGCCCCTGAAGACGTGGTGGTCACCTTCCCGGTCCACCTGGCTGGCAACTACAGCTGCAGCTACCGGACCCACGCAGCAGGAGACCCCTCTGGGCCCAGCGCCCCTGTGACTATCGAGGAGTTGG CCGCGCCCCCGCCGCCCGTGCTGCGTGTCCAGGAAGCTTCGGCCCAGGTCCTGCGCCCCGGCGTGAGCCTCCGCCCCAAATGCGCGGCGCCCCTGGGCGGCGTGGACTTCCAGCTGCGGCGGGGCGAGCAGGAGCTGCTTGTGCCCATGAGCTCCGCCTATCCCGACCGCGTGTCCTTCCACCTGGACGCGCTCGCCCCGGGGGACAGCGGCCTCTACACCTGCCGCTACCGGCTGCGCGACGCTCAGAGAGCCTGGTCCTGGTCCGGGGACAGCGCGCCCGTCGAGCTGCTGCTGAGCGATG AGACGCTCCCGGCACCCGAGCTGAGCGTGGAGCCTGCGACCCCGGACCCCGCGGCCGGCGCGCGGGTGCAGCTGCGGTGCCGGGCCCAGCGGGCCGGCCTGCGCTTCGCCCTGGTGCGCGAGGACGCGGGCGGGCGCCGGGCGCTGCAGCTCCTGAGCCCCGCGGGGCCCGAAGCCACCTTCGAGCTGAACGACGTCTCGGTGCTGGACTCGGCCAACTACAGCTGCGTCTACGCGGACCGCGCGCCGCCCTTTGCGGGCTCCGCGCCCAGCAAGGCCCTGGAGCTGCGCGTGCGCG GACCCCCGCCCAGGCCGCAGCTCCGGGCTCTGTGGAGCGGGGCGGTGACCCCGGGCCGCGACGCCACCCTGCGCTGCGAGGGCCAGATGCCCGACGTCACCTTCGAGCTGCTGCGCGTGGGCGACACGGAGGCGTCCGCGGTGGCCTGGGCCCAGCACCGCCACTGGGCCGACCTGGTGCTGAGCTACGTGGGGCCGCAGCACGCCGGCAAATACAGCTGCCGCTACCGCGCCTGGCGGCCCAGCGCCTTCCAGTCCGAGCTCAGCGACCCTGTGGAGCTCCAGGTGGCCG GAAGTTGA